The following proteins are co-located in the Streptococcus downei MFe28 genome:
- a CDS encoding response regulator transcription factor, with amino-acid sequence MAHQGKIFIVEDDPTIVKLLKDHLSIDYQVEASQNFRDVRREVEASQADLILMDITLPYFNGFYWTTEIRKTMTLPIIFISSSDDEMDMVMALNMGGDDFISKPFSLPLLDAKIQAFLRRVQLFTSDDFHLEDFTLSREGVLSNGSGQVSLSPTENKILIILLSHQNQVVSKEELLEKLWENENFIDQNTLSVNMTRLRKKVSPLGFEHIHTVRGVGYLLK; translated from the coding sequence ATGGCACATCAAGGGAAAATTTTTATTGTCGAAGATGATCCAACCATCGTCAAGCTGCTTAAGGACCACCTGTCTATCGACTATCAGGTGGAAGCCAGTCAAAATTTTCGGGATGTCCGCAGAGAGGTCGAAGCCAGCCAAGCGGATTTGATCTTGATGGATATTACGCTGCCTTATTTCAATGGCTTTTATTGGACAACAGAGATTCGTAAGACCATGACCCTACCCATCATTTTTATCTCCTCCAGCGATGATGAGATGGATATGGTCATGGCTCTCAATATGGGCGGTGATGACTTTATTTCTAAACCCTTCTCCCTGCCTCTTCTGGATGCTAAGATTCAAGCCTTTCTCCGTCGGGTCCAGCTCTTTACCAGCGATGATTTTCATTTGGAAGATTTTACTCTTAGCCGAGAAGGAGTTCTCTCAAATGGTTCAGGTCAAGTCAGCCTGTCGCCAACGGAAAATAAGATTTTGATTATTCTTCTTTCCCATCAAAATCAGGTGGTTTCTAAGGAGGAACTCTTGGAAAAGCTCTGGGAAAATGAAAATTTTATTGACCAGAATACCCTCAGTGTCAATATGACTCGCTTAAGAAAGAAGGTCAGCCCACTGGGCTTTGAGCATATTCACACCGTGAGAGGAGTTGGCTATCTACTCAAATGA
- a CDS encoding type II toxin-antitoxin system PemK/MazF family toxin codes for MTLKQGSIIKVNFNPQVGHEQAGYRPGMVVSNSFFNRISDLILVVPTRCAS; via the coding sequence ATGACTTTAAAACAAGGATCAATCATTAAGGTTAACTTCAATCCTCAAGTCGGACACGAGCAAGCTGGCTATCGGCCAGGAATGGTTGTCAGTAATAGTTTTTTTAATCGTATTTCCGACCTTATTTTAGTAGTTCCTACCCGTTGTGCTAGTTAA
- a CDS encoding sensor histidine kinase: MIRKYLQEYGVWYLLYGLMMGLFLLTFWLYHLPIVYFVNSLALNLLILLGMTVWFFLRFRRKMLDLETYTADLGLEESLLPSDQAYLAIIAELEAKEADSQLQATSQIKQLEAMVKMWSHQMKVPISALSLMAQTDNLDKQEVRQQLLRLQNYLSTLLAYFKFSQHQDDFRFEAISAREVMVNLIKTYRVACLAKELSVEIEGDWQVKTDKKWLTFALSQILDNAIKYSKQSGSITVFMSETGLALSDQGLGILPEDLPRLFDEGFTGYNGHEHQKSTGLGLYMTKQILDSLGLSIQVTSQAGQGTTVWVGKH, from the coding sequence ATGATTAGAAAATATCTGCAAGAATACGGCGTTTGGTATCTTCTGTATGGTCTCATGATGGGGCTCTTTCTCCTGACCTTCTGGCTCTACCATTTACCTATCGTCTACTTTGTCAATAGCCTAGCCCTCAATCTCCTGATTCTCCTAGGCATGACGGTCTGGTTTTTTTTGAGATTTCGCAGAAAAATGCTTGACTTAGAAACCTATACCGCTGATTTAGGCCTAGAGGAGTCCCTTCTTCCCAGTGACCAAGCCTACCTAGCCATTATTGCTGAATTGGAGGCCAAGGAAGCAGACAGTCAGTTGCAGGCCACCAGCCAAATCAAGCAGTTGGAGGCCATGGTCAAGATGTGGTCCCACCAGATGAAGGTACCCATTTCGGCTCTATCCCTCATGGCTCAGACTGATAATTTGGACAAACAGGAGGTCAGGCAGCAGCTACTCCGCTTGCAGAATTATCTCTCAACTCTCCTGGCCTACTTCAAATTCAGTCAACACCAAGATGATTTCCGCTTTGAAGCAATCTCTGCCAGAGAGGTCATGGTCAACTTAATCAAGACCTATCGGGTCGCCTGCCTGGCCAAGGAGCTGTCCGTTGAGATTGAGGGAGACTGGCAGGTTAAGACCGATAAGAAGTGGCTGACCTTTGCCCTGTCGCAAATTTTGGACAATGCCATCAAATACTCCAAGCAATCTGGCAGCATCACGGTTTTTATGAGCGAGACAGGTCTGGCTCTTAGCGACCAAGGCCTGGGGATTCTTCCAGAAGACCTACCGAGACTGTTTGATGAAGGCTTTACGGGCTACAATGGTCATGAACACCAGAAGTCTACTGGCCTGGGTCTTTATATGACCAAACAAATCCTTGATAGTCTGGGACTTTCCATCCAAGTCACCAGCCAAGCAGGCCAAGGAACGACCGTCTGGGTGGGAAAACATTAG
- a CDS encoding SDR family NAD(P)-dependent oxidoreductase gives MALADLNQAGLEAMKDSIKNVKVYVEQVDITDAKACEEFVANVAKEFGRIDVLCNNAGTGMMGDLLTFPEEVFRKHADLMMYAPIRLMNLCIPHFKENGWGSIVTMASMFGKQPGGLLSYDAIKAADIMINKDYSNYCAPFNVNVNSVCPGPVATPLWYEKGQLGDQLAAVTGKSVEESIKWFAQTNIPMQRFAEPEEIANAAVYLASVPGHYITGTPLNVDGGMVKTTV, from the coding sequence CTGGCTTTGGCTGATTTAAATCAGGCTGGCCTAGAGGCTATGAAGGACAGTATTAAGAACGTCAAGGTCTATGTTGAACAGGTTGATATTACCGATGCTAAGGCCTGCGAAGAGTTTGTCGCTAATGTTGCCAAGGAATTCGGTCGGATTGATGTCCTCTGCAATAATGCAGGGACCGGAATGATGGGGGACCTCCTGACCTTCCCGGAAGAGGTCTTTAGAAAGCATGCGGACCTGATGATGTATGCACCAATTCGCTTGATGAATCTCTGTATTCCTCATTTCAAGGAAAATGGTTGGGGCTCTATCGTGACCATGGCTTCAATGTTTGGTAAGCAACCAGGTGGCCTGCTCAGTTATGATGCCATCAAGGCCGCAGACATTATGATTAATAAGGATTACTCCAATTACTGTGCCCCATTCAATGTCAATGTTAATTCTGTCTGTCCTGGCCCTGTTGCCACCCCACTTTGGTACGAAAAAGGCCAACTAGGAGATCAGTTGGCAGCTGTAACAGGTAAGAGTGTTGAAGAATCCATCAAGTGGTTTGCCCAAACCAATATTCCCATGCAAAGATTTGCTGAACCGGAAGAAATCGCCAATGCAGCAGTCTATCTAGCTTCTGTACCTGGCCACTATATCACAGGTACGCCCCTCAATGTTGATGGTGGTATGGTCAAGACAACGGTTTAA
- a CDS encoding AbrB/MazE/SpoVT family DNA-binding domain-containing protein: MALALRKWGNSTAVRIPSKVLEELHWEVGEELDFSVSDDGLTLRSSKKQTIQDLFADFDGRISGQEVDWGKSVGQEVW, translated from the coding sequence ATGGCTTTAGCATTAAGAAAATGGGGAAACAGTACCGCAGTCAGAATCCCTAGTAAGGTGCTTGAGGAACTTCATTGGGAGGTTGGCGAAGAACTGGACTTTTCTGTCAGTGATGATGGTCTGACCTTGAGGTCTTCTAAAAAGCAAACTATCCAAGATTTATTTGCCGACTTCGATGGCCGGATATCAGGACAAGAAGTCGATTGGGGTAAATCAGTCGGTCAAGAGGTATGGTAA
- a CDS encoding helix-turn-helix transcriptional regulator, which yields MEERLILKNRLKEARKEEKLSQGALAKLVGVSRNTISSIETGQYSPTAKLAPVICIALDKKFEDLFYF from the coding sequence ATGGAAGAAAGATTAATTTTAAAGAACCGTCTAAAGGAGGCCCGCAAAGAAGAAAAGCTCTCTCAGGGAGCTTTAGCAAAACTGGTCGGGGTCTCACGCAATACAATATCTTCTATTGAAACAGGCCAGTATAGCCCAACGGCCAAGTTAGCGCCGGTCATTTGTATTGCCTTGGATAAAAAATTTGAAGACCTCTTCTACTTCTAA